One window of Gloeothece citriformis PCC 7424 genomic DNA carries:
- the pyk gene encoding pyruvate kinase gives MKLLTHRTKIVATIGPASSSPEILKQMIDAGMNVARLNFSHGSYEDHARMVSLLRSVSEELNYPITLLQDLQGPKIRIGQLPDGQMMLNEGEYLTLVPVAEFDNQPYTVSIDYPYIAQDAKIGEQVLLDDGLLELKVEDIQGNAVKCKIIEGGILKSRKGVNFPNLDLRLPSMTAKDEKDLEFGLSQGIDWVSLSFVRKAEDIRYLKNFLTEKGQPDVPVIAKIEKPQAIEHLEEIVAECDGLMVARGDLGVEMSPEKVPLLQKQIIRLCNLQHRPVITATQMLESMIHNPRPTRAEASDVANAIIDGTDAVMLSGESAVGEFPVKAVEMLSRIAQYVERDIEFVNNPPSDNDETHALSEALNAIDKTLDLRYIVTFTSTGYTAILASKERPSVPVIAITPDKKVYHRLNLVWGVIPLLIEQEVETFEELLKQVETTLIDQKLAEIKDKVLIMAGIPTQHPRGTNFLKIHTIGEYH, from the coding sequence ATGAAACTCTTAACACACCGAACAAAAATCGTTGCCACAATTGGTCCTGCGAGTAGTTCCCCAGAAATTCTCAAACAAATGATTGATGCAGGAATGAACGTCGCCCGGCTAAACTTTTCTCATGGAAGCTATGAAGATCATGCTCGGATGGTGTCCTTATTACGCTCAGTCTCCGAAGAACTAAACTATCCCATTACTTTACTGCAAGATTTACAAGGGCCAAAAATTCGCATCGGACAATTACCCGATGGACAAATGATGCTTAACGAGGGAGAATATTTAACCTTAGTCCCTGTGGCCGAATTTGACAATCAACCTTATACCGTTTCCATTGACTATCCCTATATTGCTCAAGATGCCAAAATCGGAGAACAGGTCTTACTCGATGATGGACTTCTAGAATTAAAAGTAGAAGATATTCAGGGGAATGCAGTCAAATGCAAAATTATTGAAGGAGGTATCCTCAAAAGTCGTAAAGGAGTCAATTTTCCTAACTTAGATTTACGGCTTCCTTCAATGACAGCAAAAGACGAAAAAGACCTAGAATTTGGGTTATCTCAAGGAATAGATTGGGTGTCTCTTAGTTTTGTGCGAAAAGCCGAAGATATTCGTTACTTAAAAAACTTTTTAACCGAAAAAGGTCAGCCAGATGTTCCCGTTATCGCCAAAATCGAAAAACCTCAAGCTATTGAACATTTAGAAGAAATTGTTGCCGAATGTGACGGGTTAATGGTGGCCAGAGGAGACTTAGGGGTAGAAATGAGTCCTGAAAAAGTTCCCTTATTGCAAAAACAAATCATCAGATTATGTAATCTTCAACATCGTCCAGTCATCACCGCCACTCAGATGTTAGAAAGTATGATTCATAACCCTCGTCCGACTCGCGCCGAAGCGTCTGATGTGGCCAATGCCATTATTGATGGAACAGATGCGGTGATGTTATCTGGGGAGTCTGCGGTGGGAGAATTTCCGGTTAAAGCGGTAGAAATGTTATCCAGAATTGCTCAATATGTGGAAAGAGACATCGAATTTGTGAATAATCCCCCGTCAGATAATGATGAAACCCATGCACTTTCTGAAGCGTTGAATGCTATCGATAAAACCTTAGATTTGCGTTATATAGTAACCTTTACCAGTACAGGATATACCGCCATTTTAGCCTCTAAAGAGCGCCCATCGGTTCCGGTGATTGCGATTACTCCTGATAAAAAAGTCTATCACCGTTTAAATTTAGTTTGGGGAGTGATTCCTTTATTAATTGAACAAGAAGTAGAAACTTTTGAGGAATTACTTAAACAAGTAGAAACGACATTAATTGACCAAAAATTAGCAGAAATTAAAGACAAAGTTTTAATTATGGCCGGCATTCCTACTCAACATCCCAGAGGAACAAACTTTTTAAAAATTCATACAATTGGAGAATACCATTAA
- the aroC gene encoding chorismate synthase, translating into MGNIFGHLFRITTFGESHGGGVGVVIDGCPPRIEISETEIQLELDRRRPGQSKITTPRQESDTCEIISGVFEGKTLGTSIAILVRNKDARSQDYDEMALKYRPSHADATYDAKYGIRNWKGGGRSSARETIGRVAAGAIAKKILQQVAGVEIVAYVKRIKDLEAIINPETVTLEEVESNIVRCPDQDAAQKMIDLIDQTRREKDSIGGVVECVMRNVPKGLGEPVFDKLEADLAKGMMSLPATKGFEIGSGFAGTLLTGSEHNDEFYTDEAGNIRTVTNLSGGIQGGISNGENIIIRVAFKPTATIGKEQQTVTQTGEETTLAAKGRHDPCVLPRAVPMVEAMAALVLCDHLLRHHGQCKTV; encoded by the coding sequence ATGGGTAATATTTTTGGGCATTTATTTCGCATAACAACTTTTGGAGAATCTCACGGGGGTGGGGTTGGTGTAGTCATTGATGGATGTCCACCGCGCATCGAAATTTCTGAGACAGAAATTCAACTAGAATTAGATCGCAGACGACCTGGACAAAGTAAGATTACAACGCCTCGCCAAGAAAGCGATACCTGTGAAATTATCTCTGGAGTCTTTGAAGGAAAAACCCTAGGGACTTCTATTGCCATTTTAGTCCGCAATAAGGATGCCCGTTCCCAAGATTATGACGAAATGGCGCTTAAATACCGTCCTTCTCATGCTGATGCCACTTATGATGCTAAGTACGGTATCCGTAATTGGAAAGGTGGCGGACGCTCCTCTGCTAGAGAAACGATTGGCCGAGTCGCCGCCGGTGCGATCGCTAAAAAGATTTTACAGCAAGTGGCCGGGGTCGAGATTGTCGCTTATGTTAAGCGCATTAAAGATTTAGAAGCGATTATTAATCCTGAGACGGTGACCTTAGAAGAGGTTGAAAGTAATATCGTCCGTTGTCCGGATCAAGACGCAGCGCAAAAAATGATTGATTTAATCGACCAAACTCGACGGGAAAAAGACTCCATCGGGGGTGTGGTGGAATGTGTGATGAGAAATGTTCCTAAAGGGTTAGGAGAGCCAGTTTTTGATAAATTAGAAGCAGATTTAGCCAAAGGAATGATGTCTTTACCCGCGACAAAGGGGTTTGAAATTGGGTCGGGTTTTGCAGGGACGTTATTAACCGGCAGTGAACATAATGACGAATTTTATACCGATGAAGCGGGCAATATTCGCACTGTAACCAACCTTTCTGGAGGAATTCAAGGCGGAATTAGTAACGGAGAAAATATTATTATTCGCGTTGCTTTTAAACCCACAGCGACCATCGGTAAAGAACAACAAACCGTCACTCAAACGGGAGAAGAGACAACCCTTGCCGCCAAAGGAAGACATGATCCCTGTGTTTTACCTCGCGCCGTTCCGATGGTGGAGGCCATGGCCGCTTTAGTCTTATGCGATCATTTATTACGTCATCACGGACAATGTAAAACGGTTTAA
- a CDS encoding low-complexity tail membrane protein, producing the protein MRSFWSEPFLWIHFAGLAVVPIFLELVWIGLAIGDPILPFWLELFIVGAIGILPILWMQWTRPFDIFSLLIIALKPDSLTVEQQKILSLFKKKQQRPIALLSAILMGCILWQLDRFAPLAMSAASLLPQERLLGLLIASVSFLLSNLFFQIPMSVLGVFLVGARQYATIDPYTPEKVRQSFTIPGFRVRKILPSVEVPQDLPVSES; encoded by the coding sequence ATGCGCTCTTTTTGGTCAGAACCGTTTTTATGGATTCATTTCGCCGGACTAGCAGTTGTGCCGATTTTTTTAGAGTTGGTCTGGATAGGATTGGCGATCGGCGATCCCATATTGCCTTTTTGGTTAGAATTATTTATCGTTGGAGCAATAGGAATTCTGCCCATTTTATGGATGCAGTGGACTCGTCCTTTTGATATTTTTAGCCTTTTGATCATTGCCCTTAAACCCGATAGCCTTACCGTAGAGCAACAAAAAATTCTCAGTTTGTTTAAAAAGAAACAACAACGCCCGATCGCTTTACTGAGTGCTATTTTAATGGGATGTATTCTCTGGCAATTAGATCGATTTGCTCCTCTAGCTATGAGTGCCGCCTCTTTATTGCCTCAAGAACGACTTTTAGGACTGCTCATCGCGTCGGTGAGTTTTTTGCTCAGTAACCTATTTTTTCAAATTCCCATGAGTGTGTTAGGGGTGTTTTTAGTGGGAGCAAGGCAATATGCCACCATAGACCCCTATACCCCCGAAAAAGTGCGCCAAAGTTTTACCATTCCCGGATTTCGAGTCAGAAAAATATTACCCTCGGTTGAAGTCCCTCAAGATCTGCCGGTTTCTGAGTCTTAA